A genomic segment from Xiphophorus maculatus strain JP 163 A chromosome 6, X_maculatus-5.0-male, whole genome shotgun sequence encodes:
- the LOC102222003 gene encoding pancreatic alpha-amylase-like isoform X2: MGMITRCNNVGVNIYVDAVINHMCGSGGGEGTHSSCGSWFSASKEDFPSVPYSYMDFNDNKCKTGSGEIENYSDPYQVRDCRLVGLLDLALEKEYVRGKVADFMNKLIDMGVAGFRVDASKHMWPGDVDSIYRRLNNLNTKWFPSGARAFIFQEVIDLGGEAISAQEYVHLGRVTEFKYGAKLGTVFRKWNGEKLSFTKNWGEGWGFMADGNALVFVDNHDNQRGHGAGGASIVTFWDARLHKMAVAYMLAHPYGQARVMSSYRWDRNIVNGQDQNDWIGPPSNGDGSTKPVPINPDQTCGDGWVCEHRWRQIKNMVIFRNVVNGQPHANWWDNQSNQVAFGRGNRGFIVFNNDDWALDVTLNTGLPGGTYCDVISGEKQGSGCTGKQVQVGSDGRANFYISNTEEDPFIAIHADSKL; the protein is encoded by the exons GTCAACATCTATGTGGATGCTGTCATCAACCACATGTGCGGATCTGGTGGTGGAGAGGGAACCCATTCTTCCTGTGGCAGCTGGTTCAGTGCAAGCAAAGAGGACTTTCCAAGCGTCCCATACTCTTATATGGacttcaatgacaataaatgcaaGACTGGTAGTGGTGAAATTGAGAACTACAGCGATCCCTATCAG GTGCGCGACTGTCGTCTGGTTGGTCTGCTGGATCTTGCCCTTGAGAAAGAATACGTCAGGGGCAAAGTGGCTGACTTCATGAACAAGCTTATTGACATGGGTGTGGCTGGATTCAGAGTGGATGCTAGCAAGCACATGTGGCCTGGTGACGTGGATTCCATCTACCGTCGTCTCAACAACCTTAACACCAAATGGTTTCCAAGTGGTGCCAGAGCTTTTATCTTCCAGGAG GTAATTGATCTTGGAGGTGAGGCCATCTCAGCTCAGGAGTATGTCCATCTGGGAAGAGTGACTGAATTCAAATATGGTGCCAAACTGGGAACTGTCTTCAGAAAGTGGAATGGGGAGAAGCTTTCTTTCACTAA GAACTGGGGAGAAGGTTGGGGATTCATGGCTGATGGCAATGCTCTTGTCTTTGTTGACAATCACGACAACCAGAGAGGTCACGGTGCTGGTGGTGCCTCCATTGTTACCTTCTGGGACGCCAGACTCCACAAGATGGCTGTGGCCTACATGCTGGCTCATCCTTATGGGCAGGCCAGAGTGATGTCAAGCTACCGCTGGGACCGTAACATCGTGAATGGACAG GATCAGAATGATTGGATTGGCCCTCCCAGTAATGGTGATGGATCCACCAAGCCTGTTCCAATCAACCCTGACCAGACCTGTGGAGACGGATGGGTGTGTGAGCATAGATGGCGTCAGATCAA GAACATGGTCATTTTCCGTAATGTGGTCAATGGACAGCCTCATGCCAACTGGTGGGACAACCAGAGCAACCAGGTTGCCTTTGGACGCGGTAACCGTGGTTTCATAGTTTTTAACAATGATGACTG GGCCCTAGATGTAACCCTGAACACTGGTTTGCCTGGTGGAACCTACTGTGACGTCATTTCGGGTGAGAAGCAAGGAAGTGGGTGCACCGGAAAGCAGGTCCAAGTTGGAAGTGATGGCCGCGCCAACTTCTACATCAGCAATACAGAGGAAGATCCTTTTATTGCTATCCATGCTGACTCCAAGCTGTAA